In Sphingobacterium zeae, one genomic interval encodes:
- the glgB gene encoding 1,4-alpha-glucan branching protein GlgB, whose protein sequence is MANEVIPHSLFSEFDVALFQSGKHFKLYEKFGSHELEVNGEKGVYFAVWAPNAKSVAVSGDFNSWNKERDALYVRWDGSGIWEGFIPGLANGEAYKYVIQTYSGEQLEKGDPFAFKWEVAPRTASLVHSTWYAWQDKEWMQERVIKNRLDQPWSVYEVHLGSWVRDPESPETLLNYREIAVQLVSYVKEMNFTHVEFMPLMEHPYYPSWGYQITGYFAASSRYGSAQDLMYLIEELHAAGIGVLLDWVPSHFPGDAHGLYRFDGSSLYEHEDPRKGFHPDWQSYIFNYGRNEVRSFLISNAFYWLDRFHIDGLRVDAVASMLYLDYSRSAGEWIPNEYGGNENLEAVQFLKELNEAVYSHFPHVQTIAEESTSWPGVSRPTYADGLGFGMKWMMGWMHDTLDYFKEDPINRQYHHDRLTFATVYAFHENFMLPLSHDEVVYGKHSLIYKMPGDEWQKFANLRTLYLFMYTFSGTKLLFMGGEFGQTAEWNVNKSLDWHLLDYAPHQGMKQFVAELNSLYKVQPSLYQKAFEASGFDWIDAGDRENSVVVYWRKGFDAWDDTVVVLNLTPVVREHFRIGLPYAGEWEVVFNSDDLIYFGSGIHQPNIHTEHLHWMNQLQSAQVHLPPLGGYVLQRKKELKGVNSAEEKAVSAV, encoded by the coding sequence ATGGCCAATGAAGTAATTCCGCATAGTCTATTTTCTGAATTTGATGTCGCCTTATTCCAGTCGGGTAAGCACTTTAAATTATACGAAAAGTTCGGTTCACATGAACTGGAAGTCAACGGTGAGAAAGGCGTTTATTTTGCGGTTTGGGCTCCAAATGCAAAATCTGTTGCTGTCTCCGGCGACTTTAATTCCTGGAATAAAGAGCGTGATGCGCTTTATGTGCGCTGGGACGGCAGCGGAATCTGGGAGGGATTTATTCCTGGCCTAGCTAATGGTGAGGCATACAAGTATGTTATTCAGACCTATTCGGGCGAACAGCTTGAAAAAGGCGATCCATTTGCATTCAAATGGGAAGTTGCACCCAGGACTGCGTCGCTGGTACATTCGACTTGGTACGCATGGCAAGACAAGGAATGGATGCAGGAGCGCGTCATTAAAAACAGATTGGATCAACCGTGGTCTGTCTACGAAGTACATTTAGGATCTTGGGTGCGCGATCCGGAAAGTCCTGAGACTTTGCTGAATTACCGGGAAATAGCCGTGCAGCTTGTTTCTTATGTCAAGGAGATGAATTTTACTCACGTGGAATTTATGCCATTGATGGAACATCCCTATTATCCTTCTTGGGGATATCAGATCACAGGATATTTCGCTGCAAGCTCGCGGTATGGCTCAGCACAGGACTTGATGTATTTGATTGAAGAGCTTCATGCAGCAGGTATAGGGGTGTTGTTGGATTGGGTGCCTTCTCATTTTCCGGGTGATGCTCACGGTCTTTATCGATTTGATGGCAGCAGTCTATATGAACACGAAGATCCAAGGAAAGGCTTTCATCCTGACTGGCAATCCTATATCTTCAATTATGGCCGCAATGAGGTAAGGTCTTTTTTGATCAGTAACGCATTTTACTGGCTGGATCGTTTTCATATTGATGGCCTTCGGGTAGATGCTGTTGCGTCTATGTTGTATCTGGATTATAGCCGAAGTGCGGGAGAATGGATTCCCAATGAATATGGTGGCAATGAAAATTTAGAAGCGGTACAGTTTTTAAAAGAGCTAAACGAGGCGGTATATAGTCATTTTCCACATGTGCAGACAATCGCTGAAGAATCTACTTCTTGGCCTGGGGTGAGCAGGCCTACTTATGCGGATGGCCTAGGTTTTGGTATGAAGTGGATGATGGGATGGATGCACGACACGTTGGATTATTTTAAGGAGGATCCGATTAATCGTCAATATCATCATGATCGCCTGACTTTCGCAACTGTCTATGCTTTTCACGAAAATTTTATGCTTCCGTTGTCGCATGATGAGGTGGTGTATGGAAAGCATTCGCTGATTTATAAAATGCCCGGGGATGAATGGCAGAAATTTGCCAATCTCCGCACATTGTATCTCTTCATGTATACTTTTTCAGGAACAAAATTATTGTTTATGGGGGGCGAATTTGGACAGACGGCAGAGTGGAACGTTAATAAATCGCTGGATTGGCATCTTTTGGACTATGCTCCGCATCAGGGTATGAAACAATTTGTAGCAGAGCTGAACTCCTTATATAAGGTGCAACCGAGCCTTTATCAAAAAGCTTTTGAAGCATCAGGCTTCGATTGGATAGATGCAGGCGACCGTGAAAATTCAGTCGTGGTCTATTGGCGCAAGGGATTTGATGCGTGGGATGATACAGTCGTTGTGCTGAACCTAACACCCGTTGTTCGCGAGCATTTTCGCATAGGTCTGCCTTATGCTGGAGAATGGGAAGTGGTTTTCAATTCTGATGACTTGATCTATTTCGGCTCAGGAATTCATCAGCCAAATATTCATACTGAACACCTGCATTGGATGAATCAGCTACAATCTGCTCAAGTTCATTTGCCGCCATTAGGTGGTTATGTTCTTCAAAGGAAGAAAGAACTAAAGGGTGTCAATTCGGCGGAAGAAAAGGCTGTTAGCGCTGTTTAG
- a CDS encoding glycogen synthase — protein sequence MKVFHLSVECYPVAKVGGLADVVGALPKYQAKLGWEAAVVMPWYDRPFVRDHAFTVVHEGSFYQGSELLNFTVYKEAEDILGFGLYLIKIPGKLDRQEVYCYADEGEQFMAFQHAVLSWFKEKAIRPDIVHCHDHHVGLIPFLMKYSHDYIHLADVKTVATVHNGQYQGWTTWNKAVLLPAYDSWKWGLLDWDGLINPLAAMIKCCDAYTTVSEGYLEELYVEANGLQQLFYDERDKSVGIVNGIDWEIWDPATDYTLIANYDAKQAFAGKLKNKEALATQYNIDPKLPLLVFIGRFATEKGADLLPDIILELTAKYQGRLGIFILGAGDPAIQSRVKLLVDAGVENLDVFFGYDENLAHWLYASADFLLMPSRVEPCGLNQLYAMKYGTLPVVHRVGGLRDTVIDLDNDGYGVGFDGLTIPVITEAIIRATTFYASKKQFEENQRKMMRLDFSWDKSAAKYISLYNQIM from the coding sequence ATGAAAGTTTTTCACTTAAGTGTAGAATGTTATCCCGTGGCCAAAGTTGGCGGGCTTGCGGATGTCGTAGGGGCACTGCCCAAGTATCAGGCCAAACTTGGTTGGGAAGCAGCAGTCGTTATGCCTTGGTATGACCGCCCGTTTGTTCGGGATCACGCTTTTACGGTTGTTCACGAGGGTTCTTTTTACCAAGGATCCGAATTGTTGAACTTTACTGTGTACAAGGAGGCAGAGGATATACTTGGATTTGGGCTCTATTTAATCAAGATTCCAGGCAAACTCGATCGTCAGGAAGTGTATTGCTATGCGGATGAGGGGGAGCAATTTATGGCGTTTCAGCATGCTGTATTAAGCTGGTTTAAGGAAAAAGCTATACGGCCTGATATCGTGCATTGTCACGATCATCATGTCGGCTTAATACCTTTTTTGATGAAATATAGCCATGACTACATTCATCTCGCCGATGTAAAAACTGTGGCTACTGTACATAATGGGCAATACCAAGGTTGGACTACGTGGAACAAGGCAGTTTTATTACCTGCTTACGATAGCTGGAAATGGGGGCTGTTGGATTGGGATGGTTTAATTAACCCACTTGCCGCCATGATCAAATGTTGCGATGCGTATACCACAGTATCTGAAGGGTATCTGGAAGAGCTTTATGTAGAAGCAAATGGTTTGCAGCAGCTTTTTTATGATGAGCGGGATAAATCGGTCGGAATTGTCAATGGTATCGACTGGGAGATATGGGATCCTGCGACTGACTATACGCTAATCGCGAATTATGATGCCAAGCAAGCTTTTGCGGGTAAATTGAAAAATAAAGAGGCCTTGGCAACGCAATATAACATCGACCCTAAGTTGCCATTGCTCGTTTTTATTGGCCGCTTTGCCACTGAAAAAGGTGCTGATTTACTGCCGGATATAATTTTGGAATTAACAGCCAAATATCAAGGTAGATTAGGTATATTTATACTAGGTGCCGGAGATCCTGCGATCCAGTCGCGTGTGAAATTGCTCGTTGATGCTGGCGTAGAAAATTTGGACGTGTTCTTTGGTTATGATGAAAACCTGGCACATTGGCTGTACGCGAGTGCGGACTTTCTTTTAATGCCTTCCCGGGTGGAACCTTGCGGGCTTAACCAACTCTATGCTATGAAATATGGCACATTGCCGGTTGTGCATCGCGTGGGCGGACTAAGAGATACTGTAATTGATCTTGATAACGACGGTTATGGTGTTGGTTTTGACGGTCTGACAATACCTGTAATTACGGAAGCTATTATTCGTGCTACCACTTTTTACGCAAGCAAAAAGCAGTTTGAAGAGAATCAACGTAAAATGATGCGCTTGGATTTTTCTTGGGATAAATCTGCTGCAAAATATATAAGTCTATATAACCAAATAATGTAA
- a CDS encoding glucose-1-phosphate adenylyltransferase yields MSRHNVVAIVLGGGRGSRLYPLTDQRSKPAVPIAGKYRLVDIPISNCLNSGFNKIFVLTQFNSSSLNSHIKNTYNFSIFSKGFVDILAAEQTNDGDKWFEGTADAVRRSFRKLASIDYDYILILSGDQLYQMDFDALVDFHVENEGDLTIATIPVNGKDATGFGILKSDEKNHITSFIEKPKTEQLVDWNSEVSDHLKREGREYLASMGIYVFSKSVLKRMLEENEGMDFGKEIIPDAIETHRVLSYQFEGYWTDIGTIGSFYEANIGLTDNIPAFNLFDKNTVFTRPRMLPPSKISGTTLINSVISDGCIIQADKIDRSVVGVRSRIGTGSVVRGTYMMGSDYYEDLVDMEEAKRKNVPVVGVGERCYIENAILDKNCRIGNDVRINGGPHLLNANHATYTICDGIVVVKKNAVIPNGTTIGLTSS; encoded by the coding sequence ATGTCACGTCACAATGTAGTAGCTATCGTCTTGGGCGGGGGAAGGGGCTCACGTCTGTATCCATTGACCGATCAGCGGTCTAAACCAGCAGTTCCCATTGCAGGGAAATATCGTTTGGTGGACATTCCCATCTCGAATTGTCTTAATTCGGGTTTCAATAAGATTTTTGTATTGACTCAGTTCAATTCTTCATCGCTCAACTCTCATATTAAAAACACCTATAACTTTAGTATTTTTAGTAAGGGGTTTGTCGATATTTTGGCTGCAGAGCAGACCAACGATGGTGACAAATGGTTTGAAGGGACAGCCGATGCGGTACGTCGCTCGTTCCGCAAGTTGGCGAGCATTGATTATGATTATATACTGATCTTATCCGGCGATCAGTTGTACCAAATGGATTTTGATGCCTTGGTAGACTTCCACGTCGAAAATGAGGGTGATCTGACGATTGCGACCATTCCTGTGAATGGAAAAGACGCGACGGGCTTTGGGATTCTGAAATCTGATGAAAAAAATCACATTACTTCTTTTATCGAAAAACCGAAGACGGAGCAATTGGTGGATTGGAATTCCGAAGTGAGCGATCATTTAAAGCGTGAAGGGAGAGAATACCTGGCGTCCATGGGGATCTATGTTTTTTCTAAGAGCGTGCTCAAGCGTATGCTCGAGGAAAATGAAGGGATGGATTTTGGTAAAGAAATTATTCCGGATGCGATCGAAACCCATAGGGTGCTGAGTTACCAATTTGAGGGCTATTGGACTGATATTGGAACAATAGGGTCTTTCTATGAAGCGAATATTGGTTTGACCGATAATATCCCAGCCTTTAACTTATTTGACAAAAATACGGTTTTCACACGTCCGAGAATGTTGCCACCGTCAAAAATATCGGGAACAACATTAATCAATTCGGTTATTTCCGATGGATGTATTATTCAGGCTGATAAGATCGACCGCTCGGTTGTTGGGGTTCGTTCGCGTATCGGGACAGGATCTGTGGTGCGAGGCACCTATATGATGGGATCCGATTATTATGAAGATCTTGTCGATATGGAGGAGGCCAAGCGGAAAAATGTTCCCGTAGTAGGTGTGGGTGAGCGGTGTTATATCGAAAATGCGATTTTGGATAAAAACTGCCGTATTGGCAATGATGTGCGAATTAATGGCGGCCCGCATCTCTTAAATGCTAACCACGCTACTTATACCATTTGTGATGGCATCGTGGTCGTTAAGAAGAATGCGGTTATTCCAAACGGTACGACGATAGGATTGACGTCCAGCTAA